A genome region from Plasmodium vivax chromosome 11, whole genome shotgun sequence includes the following:
- a CDS encoding hypothetical protein, conserved (encoded by transcript PVX_113755A), with translation MLLDLSNCHLRSLEDSDVILEKLIEQNADYTSVTYLDASNNSIRSLKGLSSFENLKTLNISNNCLTSLDGDFIPPSTEKIIAHHNDLTDICFKGVKKLPGVKNPSGGTQQKEVQSDSHHGGETKEEGRPKCGAPPSSAVSCQEEKGEDSPNSSYGDSYRSHVMNEKIFYTNGDLPLNRLAFLDVSFNKIKKLTTFERYLHIINKKNRERSLEGGYSDEGHIKEFISNKTEQDVMLLFFNSLDTLYLRGNKLTNLKGLSVFKNLKVLDLRSNLINHPVQLFYLLDNKNWLKRYNEEHSTGSFSPGCRLTDCRSYFLSVLQKYRNLKCLQNLFLRGNQHVLRPKHLFLSVCDVLRCANARGRFTTDVAGGEAGEEADAVGEEADAVGEEADAVGEEADAVGEEPYEVGEEPYEVGDDALDAEGEEDLVSNLLSAASNRAVSQTGEGGYSDGGDLDEGDLDEGDSHGGDSDGGYSDGGYSNGGYSDEAYLDESLTDRGKEPSEQVQNLRKAVVPSLEASLSASLVANEAGESNLPVRHQIRGERNAPEKASEPNGLAKRRGPPNGAGELEETSAYRYLREERDDVHEDAAPSEEAPEDAIPSEELIEKLINRISRKVSTNTPKLVTPISGRTKDNVKERRFRGEEPPVMEISHRGSINGGGKTQGVRVSSVEGESGSTYEGVVRQEGLGDSSCDGGEADELEADELDADELDADELDAERPAAPPNGLLHVARARSAVNVEEDETSCSFSSVVKTNQAKSVLKEILIGSKGLDRYSSHNSSSMGSDVFEGDSDGASTAGEDPARGDTTRGKPTQGGTTQGEPTQGNNRSGKGVGAGQIRVAPQKGSHADAALTARMREHKRGEGNGGVPPNERFCREGNGGVPPNPGFFRGSQAGKTRGAGEPNDEKIKWLAKKGTLNDEVHVKNAKTAASGNGAKGDCLDGRRKSKGGGNFALVTKGVASRRTNVGDPPGEKGTLKRASERLRTSGEAKEEKQISKEGEKNETKVNDREMREERKKALMGLLKLDLCKGEKGKRRGRVDTSNHPCVYQSKDKKCGDYSASVKSESTDVTERDSRKHVLQGEEKLRLNFPYGNDLGELHRARGISVYAYPVRIQGVTAAGGGSGKGSEGGSEEGRTHDKEGSHDEEGSHDEGGSHDEEGNHEESNHQLSNRDELSMPGEESPEGPAPSSSAEILQRLSDLQATSEKDATLSNSLALHLKEVCLTLGKEKQQSDILLGQNEKLEIEIKRLKESKQKLKTKMKKLEDCYKQKCKLVKRYQHMRRRFKVVEQDQVEMPDDDMDHQNKYIENAMEQLYNVFSDVFGENHVMTKRIESLANVYIKKEKSVEIQMVTQRKQLELLKNVEEIVKKKNEYYCELQKKNEIIASLNSNLAKITQSVADMKNGVLESEQKMKDLTAQLAKKEALLKEFERKNSQMMDEKEKLFQKERAQLLDLLNGKDENVKSVKHYKEEIKCLEDKLKNYLDRNVHRMHDKNYELMVDKLHDEQIKMHSLLTEKEKIINEKNIQIENLESQLQSWADEATNWVVVADKHTKLITNHNILKKNYEELKYKYIMDMKYVQTNKNEKVKELMRKYA, from the exons ATGCTGCTGGACCTGTCGAACTGCCACCTGCGGAGCCTGGAGGACTCCGACGTGATCCTGGAGAAGCTGATCGAGCAGAACGCAGACTACACGAGCGTGACCTACCTAGACGCATCCAACAACTCCATCCGCTCGCTAAAAGGACTCAGCTCTTTTGAAAATCTGAAGACCCTAAATATCTCAAACAACTGCTTAACTTCCTTGGATGGAGACTTCATCCCCCCCTCcacggaaaaaataattgctcACCATAACGACCTCACGGATATATGCTTCAAGGGGGTTAAGAAGCTACCAGGGGTGAAGAATCCATCGGGGGGAACTCAGCAGAAAGAAGTGCAGAGTGATTCGcaccatgggggggagaCAAAAGAGGAGGGGAGACCCAAGTGCGGTGCACCCCCCTCGAGTGCTGTCTCTTGCCAGGAGGAGAAAGGAGAGGACTCACCCAATTCTTCCTACGGCGACTCGTACAGAAGCCACGtaatgaatgaaaaaatattttacactAATGGAGACTTGCCACTTAACAGACTGGCATTCCTAGATGTGAgctttaataaaattaaaaagctaACCACCTTCGAGAGGTACCTACACATCATAAATAAGAAGAATCGAGAGAGGAGCCTCGAAGGAGGGTACTCAGATGAAGGACACataaaagaatttatttctaaTAAAACTGAGCAAGATGTTATGCTgttgttttttaattccctAGATACTCTCTACCTTCGGGGGAATAAACTCACCAACTTAAAAGGATTaagtgtttttaaaaatttgaaagttTTGGACCTCCGCTCCAATCTGATTAACCACCCGGTTCAACTGTTTTACCTCCTCGACAACAAGAACTGGCTGAAGCGATACAATGAGGAGCACTCCACTGGCAGCTTCTCCCCCGGCTGCCGCTTAACTGACTGCCGGTCGTACTTCCTCTCCGTCCTGCAAAAGTACAGGAACCTCAAGTGCCTGCAAAACCTGTTTCTGCGGGGCAACCAGCACGTGCTCAGGCCCAAGCACTTGTTCCTCAGCGTCTGCGACGTCCTCCGGTGCGCCAACGCGCGCGGCCGCTTCACCACGGACGtagcggggggggaagcgggggaggaagcggatgCGGTAGGTGAGGAAGCGGATGCGGTAGGTGAGGAAGCGGATGCGGTAGGTGAGGAAGCGGATGCGGTAGGCGAGGAACCGTATGAGGTAGGCGAAGAACCGTATGAGGTAGGCGACGACGCGCTGGACGCCGAGGGAGAGGAAGACCTGGTGAGCAATCTCCTCAGCGCCGCCAGCAACAGAGCGGTcagccaaacgggggaggggggataCTCAGACGGGGGCGACTTAGACGAGGGCGACTTAGACGAGGGCGATTCACATGGAGGCGATTCAGATGGGGGATACTCAGATGGGGGCTATTCAAACGGGGGCTATTCGGATGAGGCCTACTTAGACGAGTCCCTCACCGATAGGGGAAAGGAGCCGTCTGAACAGGTGCAGAATTTGAGGAAGGCGGTGGTGCCCAGTTTGGAGGCCAGCTTGTCGGCCAGCTTGGTGGCGAACGAGGCTGGAGAGAGTAACCTTCCCGTGAGGCACCAGATAAGAGGAGAGAGGAATGCCCCCGAGAAGGCCAGCGAGCCAAACGGCTTGGCGAAAAGAAGGGGCCCCCCGAACGGCGCGGGGGAGTTGGAGGAGACGAGTGCGTACCGCTACCTGAGGGAGGAGAGAGACGACGTGCACGAGGATGCCGCCCCATCGGAGGAGGCACCCGAGGATGCCATCCCATCGGAGGAACTTATAGAAAAGCTCATTAACCGAATAAGCCGGAAGGTGTCCACGAATACCCCCAAGTTGGTAACACCCATAAGTGGAAGGACAAAAGACAACGTGAAGGAGCGACGTTTCCGTGGGGAGGAACCCCCCGTGATGGAGATAAGCCATAGGGGATCGATTAAtggtgggggaaaaacccaGGGGGTGAGGGTCTCAAGCGTTGAAGGTGAAAGTGGGTCGACGTATGAAGGAGTGGTCAGGCAGGAGGGGCTCGGCGATTCGTCTTGCGATGGAGGAGAAGCCGACGAATTGGAAGCCGACGAATTGGATGCCGACGAATTGGATGCCGACGAATTGGATGCTGAACGacccgccgctcccccaaATGGCCTGCTCCACGTTGCCCGCGCGCGCAGCGCAGTGAATGTCGAGGAGGACGAAACGAGttgctccttctcctccgtcGTGAAGACCAACCAGGCGAAGAGCGTTTTAAAGGAAATCCTAATCGGCAGCAAGGGGCTGGACAGGTACAGCTCCCACAACTCTTCCTCCATGGGCAGCGACGTTTTTGAAGGCGACTCGGATGGGGCGAGCACTGCGGGGGAGGACCCAGCGCGGGGGGACACCACACGGGGGAAGCCAACACAGGGGGGGACTACACAGGGGGAACCAACGCAGGGGAATAATCGGAGCGGAAAAGGCGTGGGTGCAGGTCAAATTAGGGTTGCACCCCAGAAGGGTAGTCACGCCGATGCAGCGTTAACTGCTCGCATGAGGGAGCACAAGCGTGGAGAGGGCAACGGAGGGGTTCCCCCCAACGAGCGATTCTGCAGGGAAGGCAACGGAGGAGTTCCCCCCAACCCGGGATTCTTCAGAGGCAGTCAAGCGGGCAAAACGAGGGGAGCAGGTGAACCAAATGATGAGAAGataaaatggctagctaaaAAGGGGACTCTCAATGATGAAGTCCATGTGAAGAACGCCAAAACAGCAGCTTCTGGGAATGGCGCAAAAGGAGACTGTCTCGATGGAAGGAGAAAGTCAAAGGGTGGGGGGAACTTTGCCTTGGTGACTAAGGGAGTAGCTAGCAGGAGAACCAACGTGGGAGACCCACCAGGAGAGAAAGGCACTCTGAAGAGAGCGAGCGAAAGGCTGCGCACAAGTGGAGAGgcgaaagaggaaaaacaaatttccaaggagggagagaaaaatgagaCAAAAGTGAATGACAGGGAGATGcgggaggagaggaagaaagcGTTGATGGGGCTTCTTAAGCTAGACCTATGTAaaggtgaaaaggggaagagacGTGGGAGAGTAGACACGAGTAACCACCCATGTGTGTACCAGTCgaaggataaaaaatgcGGTGACTACTCTGCATCTGTCAAATCAGAATCCACAGACGTAACCGAGAGGGACTCACGTAAGCATGTCCTCCAGGGGGAAGAGAAGCTCCGCTTGAATTTCCCCTACGGCAACGACTTGGGGGAGCTGCACAGGGCGAGGGGGATCAGCGTCTACGCGTACCCGGTTCGCATACAGGGGGTCACggccgcagggggggggagcggaaAGGGGagcgaaggggggagcgAGGAGGGAAGAACCCATGACAAAGAAGGCAGCCACGATGAGGAAGGCAGCCACGATGAAGGAGGCAGTCACGATGAGGAAGGCAACCACGAAGAAAGCAACCACCAACTAAGCAACCGCGACGAATTAAGCATGCCTGGGGAAGAGTCCCCCGAGGGCCCCGCCCCCTCCAGCAGCGCCGAAATCCTGCAGAGACTGAGCGACCTGCAAGCGACCAGCGAGAAGGACGCGACCCTCAGCAACAGCCTGGCCCTGCACCTGAAGGAAGTCTGCCTCACGCTCGGCAAAGAAAAGCAACAGAGCGATATCCTTCTAGGCCAAAATGAGAAGCTAGAGATAGAAATAAAGCGGCTAAAAGAAAGCAAGCAAAAGCTAaagacaaaaatgaagaaactGGAAGACTGCTACAAGCAAAAGTGCAAACTTGTCAAGAGGTACCAGCACATGAGGCGGAGGTTCAAAGTGGTCGAGCAGGATCAGGTGGAAATGCCCGACGATGATATGGATCACCAGAACAAATACATCGAAAACGCGATGGAGCAGCTCTAC AACGTATTCTCCGACGTGTTTGGGGAAAACCACGTCATGACGAAGAG gataGAAAGCCTAGCCaatgtgtacataaaaaaggagaagagcgTGGAAATACAAATGGTCACGCAGAGGAAG CAACTGGAGCTTCTAAAAAACGTGGAGGAAAtcgtaaaaaagaaaaacgagtACTACTGCGAGCtgcagaagaagaacgaAATTATTGCCAG CTTAAATAGCAATTTGGCCAAAATAACACAAAGCGTCGCGGACATGAAGAATGGCGTTCTCGAAAGCGAACAGAAGATGAAAGACTTGACGGCGCAGCTGGCGAAGAAGGAGGCCCTCCTAAAGGAAttcgaaaggaaaaacagcCAAATGATG gacgaaaaggagaagctgtTTCAGAAGGAACGAGCGCAGTTGCTGGACCTACTCAATGGTAAAG ACGAAAACGTCAAAAGCGTGAAGCACTacaaagaagaaataaaatgcctGGAAGATAAACTGAAAAACTATTTGGACCGCAATGTGCACAGAATGCACGACAAGAACTACGAACTGATGGTCGACAAGCTGCACGacgaacaaataaaaatgcactCCCTGCTGaccgagaaggaaaaaattattaacgaGAAAAACATCCAAATAGAGAACCTGGAGTCCCAGTTGCAGTCCTGGGCCGACGAGGCCACCAACTGGGTGGTCGTGGCGGACAAGCACACCAAACTGATAACGAACCATAACATATTGAAG AAAAACTACGAAGAGCTCAAGTACAAATACATCATGGACATGAAATACGTCCAAACGAACAAAAACGAGAAAGTGAAGGAGCTGATGCGGAAATACGCATAG
- a CDS encoding Eukaryotic translation initiation factor 3 subunit 6 interacting protein, putative (encoded by transcript PVX_113750A) — translation MAEYLEGEGGAGAEKPVSFEEEVETFLINLHDFVYHRNAEAIKKLFDTDFYAISEIYFKNIRWPSIKLVDVFYKQKNRFHNLIHSLYEELYYRHVFIINDVTLEDRKNSWDNYKCLLNFISSICSDPSGDTNDNVLVMPNVWIYDFLSEYIYQYQSMCHYKLKILKEPEENKEGIDFLIKHSDVFESSIVLEVLHSLLLKAEFVTLSEEERAIFVHNVFHVNNEDLTSRYQFAYFACCVLLKVYVLMGDYYTALKIISYIELSHKALYWKVTLCHISVFYHIAFCYLMLRRYNDCIKVLSQILIYLSKQKVHLSNQQRYQQSQIHKLIDKMYFIVIICHSLSNTRLDETILQNIKENYSGKFYALLQTTNEQAYADLFYKVAPKFIDPLSNISFQLLASFENVQNQTYNSDPMTTQLNIFLKDVSYQKKAFHFISYAKLYHNIQLRKLSSLMNYGQQRRPAEGDTASQENHLGEVQKGEPSPDEALALVSADIMCVKNSGRQLVWKDGPLYKGEVVTSVFGSAFDFYIDMDILNIKTRAQQKIFIDYFLHQINMCKNLSSNLQGTPAPHAYKPKYDNFRRKGKAKPRRSGEAATERWSCQAS, via the coding sequence ATGGCGGAGTACCTGGAGGGGGAGGGCGGCGCGGGGGCCGAGAAGCCCGTGAGCTTCGAGGAGGAGGTGGAGACGTTCCTCATCAACCTGCACGACTTCGTGTACCACCGAAACGCGGAGGCGATCAAGAAGCTGTTCGACACGGACTTCTACGCCATTTCGGAGATTTACTTTAAGAACATCCGCTGGCCCTCCATCAAGCTGGTGGACGTCTTTTACAAGCAGAAGAATCGATTTCACAACTTGATTCACTCTCTGTATGAGGAGCTCTACTACCGACATGTGTTCATAATAAACGATGTGACGCTGGAAGATAGGAAGAACTCCTGGGACAATTACAAATgcttattaaattttatttcgagCATTTGTTCTGACCCTTCAGGAGATACAAACGACAATGTGCTGGTCATGCCGAACGTATGGATTTACGACTTCCTCTCGGAGTACATTTACCAGTACCAGTCCATGTGTCAttataagttaaaaattttgaaagagccagaagaaaataaagaaggaatagactttttaataaaacattCGGACGTATTTGAGAGTAGCATCGTGTTGGAAGTGCTCCACAGTCTTTTGCTGAAGGCAGAATTTGTAACTCTCTCAGAGGAGGAAAGAGCCATATTTGTTCACAACGTTTTTCACGTAAACAATGAAGATTTGACCAGTAGATACCAATTTGCCTACTTCGCTTGCTGCGTTCTTCTGAAGGTGTATGTCCTGATGGGGGACTACTACACAGCGTTGAAAATCATTTCTTATATTGAGTTGAGTCATAAGGCACTGTACTGGAAGGTGACTCTGTGCCATATTAGCGTCTTCTACCACATCGCCTTCTGCTACCTCATGCTGAGGAGGTACAATGACTGCATTAAGGTGCTGTCCCAAATTTTGATATACCTCTCCAAGCAGAAGGTCCACTTGTCTAACCAGCAGAGGTACCAGCAGAGTCAAATTCATAAGCTCATCGATAAGATGTATTTCATTGTGATTATATGCCACTCGCTTAGTAACACCAGGCTAGACGAGACGATCCTGCAGAACATTAAGGAAAACTACTCGGGGAAATTCTATGCCCTTTTGCAAACAACCAATGAGCAAGCTTATGCGGATTTGTTTTACAAAGTGGCCCCTAAATTTATTGATCCCCTTTCGAACATTAGCTTCCAACTTTTGGCTAGCTTCGAAAATGTGCAGAACCAGACGTATAACTCTGACCCCATGACGACGCAGCTGAACATCTTTTTGAAGGACGTGTCCTACCAGAAGAAGGCCTTTCACTTCATCTCCTACGCGAAGCTGTACCACAACATTCAGCTGCGGAAGTTGAGCAGTCTCATGAATTACGGCCAGCAGAGGAGGCCTGCGGAGGGGGACACCGCTAGCCAGGAGAACCACCTGGGGGAAgtgcaaaagggagagccCTCCCCCGACGAAGCACTCGCACTCGTCTCCGCCGACATCATGTGCGTTAAGAACTCCGGGAGGCAGCTGGTCTGGAAGGACGGGCCGCTCTACAAGGGAGAAGTGGTCACGTCGGTGTTCGGCTCCGCCTTCGACTTCTACATCGACATGGACATCCTCAACATCAAGACGCGCGCGCAGCAGAAGATCTTCATAGACTATTTCCTGCACCAAATCAACATGTGCAAGAACCTCAGCAGCAACCTGCAGGGCACCCCCGCCCCCCACGCCTACAAGCCCAAGTACGATAACTTCAGGCGCAAGGGCAAGGCCAAGCCGCGAcggagcggtgaagcggcgacgGAGCGGTGGAGCTGTCAAGCTTCTTAG